From one Vespula vulgaris chromosome 25, iyVesVulg1.1, whole genome shotgun sequence genomic stretch:
- the LOC127072406 gene encoding mitochondrial fission process protein 1 yields the protein MVNEDKKIDLFRDTPIRYLGYANEVGEAFRHRVPRSVVQLTYVISSGYVLGDVIDKGYRVFQNDRTPFRVKHVVLAIADTLLWQSFASVIIPGFTINRVCVVIQYAQKKTTNLALKNHWVPTIIGLLSIPLLVRPIDYVVEETMNATYRKWFNYYPKSSNDETEDDE from the exons ATGGttaatgaagataaaaagatcgatctgTTTCGAGATACTCCTATAAGATATTTAG gtTATGCTAATGAAGTGGGAGAGGCGTTTCGGCACAGGGTTCCAAGATCTGTCGTACAGTTaacttatgttatttcttCCGGTTATGTCTTAGGTGATGTGATAGATAAAGGTTATCGTGTGTTTCAG aATGATCGGACACCGTTCAGAGTAAAGCATGTTGTATTAGCCATTGCAGACACTTTACTATGGCAGTCGTTTGCATCCGTCATAATCCCAGGTTTTACTATTAATAGAGTTTGTGTGGTAATACAATATGctcaaaaaaaaacaacgaacTTAGCTTTAAAGAATCATTGGGTACCAACCATCATTGGTTTATTATCTATACCACTTCTAGTCCGACCTATAGATTATGTTGTAGAAGAAACAATGAATGCTACTTATAGAAAATGGTTCAATTATTATCCCAAATCCAGCAATGACGAAACTGAAGatgatgaatga
- the LOC127072404 gene encoding N-acetylglucosaminyl-phosphatidylinositol de-N-acetylase codes for MWMLELLDIDLIKEYFSNQINELVCWWYYYIKEISWQLLIALLAYICVCIFFYVILKKVNHTAWQLPGPPSRILLVTAHPDDEVMFFGPMIYWVTRSKISNIYLLCFSSGGDKQRKKELWNCTKLLGIPEANVTIIMSSELPDSQSVKWPVDVLAENILHYIESYKINAVITFDKYGVSKHKNHISLYFAIAALCIEKKVPSYCKLYVLESVNITRKYVQLLDLPISLLSASYWYLLTYEQRKNIRNAMKAHKSQYVWFRKLYMIFSRYTFINTLQEISALDLELDFQFDDEYTQSN; via the exons atgtggatgttagaattattagatattgatttaataaaagaatacttCAGTAATCAAATTAACGAATTAGTTTGCTGGtggtattattatatcaaagaaatatcttGGCAATTGTTAATAGCACTTCTCGCATACATTTGcgtttgtatatttttctatgtaatcttaaaaaaagttaatcaTACTGCGTGGCAACTACCTGGTCCTCCCAGTAGAATATTATTAGTTACTGCTCATCCAGATGACGAAGTTATGTTTTTTGGACCTATGATATATTGGGTCACTCGGTCAAAGATCAGCAATATATATCTACTGTGCTTTTCCtctg GTGGagataaacagagaaaaaaagaattatggaATTGTACAAAATTACTCGGTATACCAGAAGCAAATGTAACAATTATAAT GAGCAGCGAATTACCAGACAGTCAATCTGTAAAATGGCCAGTTGATGTTTTAgctgaaaatatattacattatatagaGAGCTATAAGATTAATGCTGTTATTACTTTTGATAAATATGGTGTAAGCAAgcataaaaatcatatttctctctattttgcAATTGCTGCATtatgtattgaaaaaaaagtgcCATCTT ATTGCAAGTTATATGTGTTGGAATCTGTGAACATTACTAGAAAATATGTACAACTCTTAGATTTACCAATCAGTTTACTTTCTGCGTCATATTGGTATTTACTTACGtatgaacaaagaaaaaatataaga AATGCCATGAAAGCACACAAGTCTCAATATGTTTGGTTTAGAAAGCTGTATATGATATTTTCacgatatacatttattaacaCACTGCAAGAAATCAGTGCGCTCGATCTTGAATTGGATTTTCAATTTGATGATGAATACACACAATCTAATTAA
- the LOC127072395 gene encoding LIM/homeobox protein Lhx5 isoform X1, with protein sequence MLLSCAGCEKPILDQYMLNVLDRVWHAQCVRCFDCGSALQDKCYSREAKLFCREDFFKRYGTKCGGCLQGIGPQDLVRKARDKVFHLNCFTCVVCRKKMSTGEELYILDDNKFVCKQDYMSGKSIPDTHHVHGHHESSNLSAGGDSLMGSGSEDEDEDGSAHHHHHGGVGGTHLGSHNMGPGGPGDQNVGHTGDLQLGADPCKQEDSEDQGSLDGDPETRDSQTENKSPDGGAGGGSGDGGAGSKRRGPRTTIKAKQLEILKNAFSSTPKPTRHIREQLAKETGLPMRVIQVWFQNKRSKERRLKQLTSIGRSPYYAGSRKIRGFPLNLNPALGGEDGPPPSFAYFGDKFEFGYGSPVTFHPEFFGAHPPPHPHGPPFAGPGNPGLDPASLAGMAAAVAVTGEYPPPGAGGGPPEFLTGPPGQGPPAPTGGSPGEFLAPSGGAQGNPSGGGNGGGPGGGGGGGGFLEPHQMQSEGLAW encoded by the exons ATGCTCCTGTCATGTGCAGGATGCGAGAAACCGATACTGGATCAGTACATGCTCAACGTTTTGGATCGAGTATGGCATGCCCAGTGTGTTCGCTGTTTCGATTGCGGATCCGCGTTACAGGACAAGTGTTACTCCAGGGAAGCAAAACTTTTCTGCAGGGAAGACTTCTTCAA ACGATACGGAACGAAATGCGGAGGATGTCTTCAAGGTATCGGACCACAGGACCTAGTGAGGAAGGCAAGGGACAAGGTTTTCCACCTGAATTGCTTCACCTGCGTGGTCTGTCGAAAGAAGATGAGCACTGGGGAAGAACTTTACATTCTGGACGACAACAAATTCGTTTGCAAGCAAGATTACATGTCCGGGAAATCGATCCCAGATACTCATCACGTGCATGGTCATCACg AATCGTCCAACCTGTCGGCAGGAGGAGACTCACTGATGGGTTCCGGATCggaagacgaggacgaggacggtAGTGcgcaccatcatcatcatgggGGTGTCGGTGGTACTCATCTTGGTTCACACAATATGGGTCCTGGTGGTCCAGGTGACCAAAATGTTGGACATACTGGTGATCTACAACTTGGGGCTGATCCTTGCAAACAAGAGGACTCTGAGGATCAAG GTTCCCTAGATGGTGACCCAGAAACGAGAGACAGTCAAACGGAAAACAAGAGTCCTGatggtggtgctggtggtggaAGTGGAGATGGAGGTGCGGGATCGAAAAGACGAGGTCCCAGAACAACCATCAAAGCTAAACAATTGGAGATATTGAAGAACGCTTTCTCATCTACACCTAAACCTACCAGGCATATCAGAGAACAATTGGCCAAGGAAACTGGATTGCCCATGAGAGTCATACAG GTCTGGTTTCAAAACAAGAGGAGCAAAGAGAGAAGGTTGAAGCAATTAACGTCGATAGGTAGAAGTCCGTATTATGCTGGCTCGAGAAAGATCCGTGGGTTCCCATTGAATCTCAATCCAGCTTTGGGAGGAGAGGATGGTCCACCACCTAGTTTCGCTTATTTCGGCGACAAATTTGAATTTGGTTATGGTAGTCCTGTTACGTTTCATCCGGAATTTTTTGGTGCACATCCTCCCCCACATCCACATGGGCCACCTTTCGCTGGACCAGGTAATCCTg GTCTAGACCCAGCCAGTTTAGCGGGTATGGCAGCAGCAGTGGCGGTGACAGGGGAGTATCCACCTCCGGGTGCGGGAGGTGGCCCTCCGGAATTTCTCACAGGGCCCCCTGGGCAGGGGCCTCCTGCACCCACTGGTGGCAGCCCCGGAGAGTTCCTAGCACCTTCAG GTGGAGCGCAGGGTAATCCTAGTGGTGGGGGAAATGGTGGTGGACCaggcggcggtggtggtgggggTGGCTTCCTCGAGCCTCACCAGATGCAGAGTGAAGGTCTAGCCTGGTAG
- the LOC127072395 gene encoding LIM/homeobox protein Lhx5 isoform X2: protein MLLSCAGCEKPILDQYMLNVLDRVWHAQCVRCFDCGSALQDKCYSREAKLFCREDFFKRYGTKCGGCLQGIGPQDLVRKARDKVFHLNCFTCVVCRKKMSTGEELYILDDNKFVCKQDYMSGKSIPDTHHVHGHHGGDSLMGSGSEDEDEDGSAHHHHHGGVGGTHLGSHNMGPGGPGDQNVGHTGDLQLGADPCKQEDSEDQGSLDGDPETRDSQTENKSPDGGAGGGSGDGGAGSKRRGPRTTIKAKQLEILKNAFSSTPKPTRHIREQLAKETGLPMRVIQVWFQNKRSKERRLKQLTSIGRSPYYAGSRKIRGFPLNLNPALGGEDGPPPSFAYFGDKFEFGYGSPVTFHPEFFGAHPPPHPHGPPFAGPGNPVRNLFLTGLDPASLAGMAAAVAVTGEYPPPGAGGGPPEFLTGPPGQGPPAPTGGSPGEFLAPSGGAQGNPSGGGNGGGPGGGGGGGGFLEPHQMQSEGLAW from the exons ATGCTCCTGTCATGTGCAGGATGCGAGAAACCGATACTGGATCAGTACATGCTCAACGTTTTGGATCGAGTATGGCATGCCCAGTGTGTTCGCTGTTTCGATTGCGGATCCGCGTTACAGGACAAGTGTTACTCCAGGGAAGCAAAACTTTTCTGCAGGGAAGACTTCTTCAA ACGATACGGAACGAAATGCGGAGGATGTCTTCAAGGTATCGGACCACAGGACCTAGTGAGGAAGGCAAGGGACAAGGTTTTCCACCTGAATTGCTTCACCTGCGTGGTCTGTCGAAAGAAGATGAGCACTGGGGAAGAACTTTACATTCTGGACGACAACAAATTCGTTTGCAAGCAAGATTACATGTCCGGGAAATCGATCCCAGATACTCATCACGTGCATGGTCATCACg GAGGAGACTCACTGATGGGTTCCGGATCggaagacgaggacgaggacggtAGTGcgcaccatcatcatcatgggGGTGTCGGTGGTACTCATCTTGGTTCACACAATATGGGTCCTGGTGGTCCAGGTGACCAAAATGTTGGACATACTGGTGATCTACAACTTGGGGCTGATCCTTGCAAACAAGAGGACTCTGAGGATCAAG GTTCCCTAGATGGTGACCCAGAAACGAGAGACAGTCAAACGGAAAACAAGAGTCCTGatggtggtgctggtggtggaAGTGGAGATGGAGGTGCGGGATCGAAAAGACGAGGTCCCAGAACAACCATCAAAGCTAAACAATTGGAGATATTGAAGAACGCTTTCTCATCTACACCTAAACCTACCAGGCATATCAGAGAACAATTGGCCAAGGAAACTGGATTGCCCATGAGAGTCATACAG GTCTGGTTTCAAAACAAGAGGAGCAAAGAGAGAAGGTTGAAGCAATTAACGTCGATAGGTAGAAGTCCGTATTATGCTGGCTCGAGAAAGATCCGTGGGTTCCCATTGAATCTCAATCCAGCTTTGGGAGGAGAGGATGGTCCACCACCTAGTTTCGCTTATTTCGGCGACAAATTTGAATTTGGTTATGGTAGTCCTGTTACGTTTCATCCGGAATTTTTTGGTGCACATCCTCCCCCACATCCACATGGGCCACCTTTCGCTGGACCAGGTAATCCTg TACGTAATCTGTTCTTGACAGGTCTAGACCCAGCCAGTTTAGCGGGTATGGCAGCAGCAGTGGCGGTGACAGGGGAGTATCCACCTCCGGGTGCGGGAGGTGGCCCTCCGGAATTTCTCACAGGGCCCCCTGGGCAGGGGCCTCCTGCACCCACTGGTGGCAGCCCCGGAGAGTTCCTAGCACCTTCAG GTGGAGCGCAGGGTAATCCTAGTGGTGGGGGAAATGGTGGTGGACCaggcggcggtggtggtgggggTGGCTTCCTCGAGCCTCACCAGATGCAGAGTGAAGGTCTAGCCTGGTAG
- the LOC127072302 gene encoding uncharacterized protein LOC127072302 has protein sequence MVDGIMVENRPELVVIVAMIVVKVGALGPSGPFGRYGPVEGGPAGAGAGAGGGGGGAGGAGGPVEGAVAGVAAVAAGEVEGYGSAGGGGGGLGGGPGGVGTPRIRLGGSCCTRLSVTQACSIDATEMQRECNSDATPLYVFIFYS, from the exons ATGGTCGATGGTATTATGGTCGAGAATCGACCGGAACTCGTAGTTATTGTCGCCATGATCGTCG TAAAAGTGGGTGCACTGGGGCCCTCGGGACCGTTCGGCCGGTACGGGCCCGTCGAAGGTGGGcctgctggtgctggtgctggtgctggtggtggtggtggaggtgctGGAGGTGCTGGTGGGCCTGTCGAGGGAGCGGTGGCAGGGGTGGCCGCTGTCGCGGCTGGGGAGGTGGAGGGCTACGGGAGCgccggtggcggtggcggtgggcTGGGAGGGGGACCCGGGGGGGTTGGTACCCCCCGGATAAGGCTCGGCGGCTCTTGCTGCACGCGCCTTTCCGTCACCCAGGCTTGTAGCATAG ATGCAACCGAAATGCAACGTGAATGCAATTCAGATGCAACCCCtctttacgtttttattttttattcataa
- the LOC127072395 gene encoding LIM/homeobox protein Lhx5 isoform X3: MLLSCAGCEKPILDQYMLNVLDRVWHAQCVRCFDCGSALQDKCYSREAKLFCREDFFKRYGTKCGGCLQGIGPQDLVRKARDKVFHLNCFTCVVCRKKMSTGEELYILDDNKFVCKQDYMSGKSIPDTHHVHGHHESSNLSAGGDSLMGSGSEDEDEDGSAHHHHHGGVGGTHLGSHNMGPGGPGDQNVGHTGDLQLGADPCKQEDSEDQGSLDGDPETRDSQTENKSPDGGAGGGSGDGGAGSKRRGPRTTIKAKQLEILKNAFSSTPKPTRHIREQLAKETGLPMRVIQVWFQNKRSKERRLKQLTSIGRSPYYAGSRKIRGFPLNLNPALGGEDGPPPSFAYFGDKFEFGYGSPVTFHPEFFGAHPPPHPHGPPFAGPGNPVRNLFLTGLDPASLAGMAAAVAVTGEYPPPGAGGGPPEFLTGPPGQGPPAPTGGSPGEFLAPSGGAQGNPSGGGNGGGPGGGGGGGGFLEPHQMQSEGLAW, from the exons ATGCTCCTGTCATGTGCAGGATGCGAGAAACCGATACTGGATCAGTACATGCTCAACGTTTTGGATCGAGTATGGCATGCCCAGTGTGTTCGCTGTTTCGATTGCGGATCCGCGTTACAGGACAAGTGTTACTCCAGGGAAGCAAAACTTTTCTGCAGGGAAGACTTCTTCAA ACGATACGGAACGAAATGCGGAGGATGTCTTCAAGGTATCGGACCACAGGACCTAGTGAGGAAGGCAAGGGACAAGGTTTTCCACCTGAATTGCTTCACCTGCGTGGTCTGTCGAAAGAAGATGAGCACTGGGGAAGAACTTTACATTCTGGACGACAACAAATTCGTTTGCAAGCAAGATTACATGTCCGGGAAATCGATCCCAGATACTCATCACGTGCATGGTCATCACg AATCGTCCAACCTGTCGGCAGGAGGAGACTCACTGATGGGTTCCGGATCggaagacgaggacgaggacggtAGTGcgcaccatcatcatcatgggGGTGTCGGTGGTACTCATCTTGGTTCACACAATATGGGTCCTGGTGGTCCAGGTGACCAAAATGTTGGACATACTGGTGATCTACAACTTGGGGCTGATCCTTGCAAACAAGAGGACTCTGAGGATCAAG GTTCCCTAGATGGTGACCCAGAAACGAGAGACAGTCAAACGGAAAACAAGAGTCCTGatggtggtgctggtggtggaAGTGGAGATGGAGGTGCGGGATCGAAAAGACGAGGTCCCAGAACAACCATCAAAGCTAAACAATTGGAGATATTGAAGAACGCTTTCTCATCTACACCTAAACCTACCAGGCATATCAGAGAACAATTGGCCAAGGAAACTGGATTGCCCATGAGAGTCATACAG GTCTGGTTTCAAAACAAGAGGAGCAAAGAGAGAAGGTTGAAGCAATTAACGTCGATAGGTAGAAGTCCGTATTATGCTGGCTCGAGAAAGATCCGTGGGTTCCCATTGAATCTCAATCCAGCTTTGGGAGGAGAGGATGGTCCACCACCTAGTTTCGCTTATTTCGGCGACAAATTTGAATTTGGTTATGGTAGTCCTGTTACGTTTCATCCGGAATTTTTTGGTGCACATCCTCCCCCACATCCACATGGGCCACCTTTCGCTGGACCAGGTAATCCTg TACGTAATCTGTTCTTGACAGGTCTAGACCCAGCCAGTTTAGCGGGTATGGCAGCAGCAGTGGCGGTGACAGGGGAGTATCCACCTCCGGGTGCGGGAGGTGGCCCTCCGGAATTTCTCACAGGGCCCCCTGGGCAGGGGCCTCCTGCACCCACTGGTGGCAGCCCCGGAGAGTTCCTAGCACCTTCAG GTGGAGCGCAGGGTAATCCTAGTGGTGGGGGAAATGGTGGTGGACCaggcggcggtggtggtgggggTGGCTTCCTCGAGCCTCACCAGATGCAGAGTGAAGGTCTAGCCTGGTAG